From the Daucus carota subsp. sativus chromosome 8, DH1 v3.0, whole genome shotgun sequence genome, one window contains:
- the LOC108197429 gene encoding RPM1-interacting protein 4 isoform X3: MTQRSQLPKFGNWESEDNVPYTVYFENARKGKSGKKTNPSNPDMVSNNSSPVQVTSAGKAELEVVNGPETGRPGHKRHMSREDGEPIPGPITDIQSSHQQHGQVTSENNYKSEIEANKVPDGTGSSHQHWLSGEDGDIKKPSNSPLRHDTIGKKDHADSPHHRLGSGGTSSPKRVSRQNLRPDRSVEQSPLHPHHQTRTGNKGSGVSSPSWERKGSSEGTHGLAPFTPGRSRLRSSVTGGDETPDHGPVVPKFGDWDESDPSAGEGYTHIFNKVREEKQSETGKVPVVPAETSYTSNGQKQYANESSKGCFCFPWGRK; encoded by the exons ATGACA CAGCGATCACAATTGCCAAAGTTTGGTAACTGGGAAAGTGAAGACAATGTTCCTTACACTGTCTATTTCGAAAATGCAAGGAAAGGAAAAAGTGGCAAAAAGACGAATCCAAGTAATCCTGATATGGTTTCCAATAACAGCTCTCCAGTTCAAGTCACTTCTGCAGGAAAGGCTGAACTGGAGGTTGTAAACGGACCAGAGACAGGAAGGCCAGGACACAAGCGTCATATGAGTCGAGAAGATGGTGAACCAATACCAGGTCCGATAACTGATATTCAGTCCTCTCATCAACAACATGGCCAGGTTACATCTGAAAATAATTATAAGTCTGAAATTGAGGCAAACAAAGTTCCGGATGGAACTGGATCAAGTCACCAGCACTGGCTGAGCGGGGAAGATGGAGACATTAAGAAACCATCCAATTCCCCGTTGCGTCATGACACTATTGGCAAGAAAGACCATGCAGACTCTCCTCATCATCGGCTAGGAAGTGGAGGCACTTCTAGCCCTAAACGGGTTTCTAGGCAGAATTTACGTCCTGACCGCAGTGTTGAACAGTCACCACTGCATCCACACCACCAAACAAGGACTGGGAACAAAGGCAGTGGTGTTTCTTCTCCGTCCTGGGAAAGAAAGGGCTCCTCTGAAGGTACACATGGCCTAGCTCCGTTCACTCCAGGAAGATCCCGGTTGCGATCATCTGTTACTGGAGGCGATGAAACT CCTGATCATGGCCCTGTAGTTCCAAAATTTGGTGATTGGGATGAAAGTGATCCTTCAGCAGGTGAAGGCTACACTCACATATTCAACAAAGTGCGAGAGGAGAAACAAAGTGAGACGGGAAAGGTACCAGTTGTGCCAGCTGAGACTTCTTATACATCAAATGGTCAAAAGCAATATGCAAATGAAAGTTCAAAG GGTTGTTTTTGCTTTCCATGGGGCAGAAAGTGA
- the LOC108197429 gene encoding RPM1-interacting protein 4 isoform X2, whose protein sequence is MTRSQLPKFGNWESEDNVPYTVYFENARKGKSGKKTNPSNPDMVSNNSSPVQVTSAGKAELEVVNGPETGRPGHKRHMSREDGEPIPGPITDIQSSHQQHGQVTSENNYKSEIEANKVPDGTGSSHQHWLSGEDGDIKKPSNSPLRHDTIGKKDHADSPHHRLGSGGTSSPKRVSRQNLRPDRSVEQSPLHPHHQTRTGNKGSGVSSPSWERKGSSEGTHGLAPFTPGRSRLRSSVTGGDETPDHGPVVPKFGDWDESDPSAGEGYTHIFNKVREEKQSETGKVPVVPAETSYTSNGQKQYANESSKSLYITGLFLLSMGQKVICFWNLYE, encoded by the exons ATGACA CGATCACAATTGCCAAAGTTTGGTAACTGGGAAAGTGAAGACAATGTTCCTTACACTGTCTATTTCGAAAATGCAAGGAAAGGAAAAAGTGGCAAAAAGACGAATCCAAGTAATCCTGATATGGTTTCCAATAACAGCTCTCCAGTTCAAGTCACTTCTGCAGGAAAGGCTGAACTGGAGGTTGTAAACGGACCAGAGACAGGAAGGCCAGGACACAAGCGTCATATGAGTCGAGAAGATGGTGAACCAATACCAGGTCCGATAACTGATATTCAGTCCTCTCATCAACAACATGGCCAGGTTACATCTGAAAATAATTATAAGTCTGAAATTGAGGCAAACAAAGTTCCGGATGGAACTGGATCAAGTCACCAGCACTGGCTGAGCGGGGAAGATGGAGACATTAAGAAACCATCCAATTCCCCGTTGCGTCATGACACTATTGGCAAGAAAGACCATGCAGACTCTCCTCATCATCGGCTAGGAAGTGGAGGCACTTCTAGCCCTAAACGGGTTTCTAGGCAGAATTTACGTCCTGACCGCAGTGTTGAACAGTCACCACTGCATCCACACCACCAAACAAGGACTGGGAACAAAGGCAGTGGTGTTTCTTCTCCGTCCTGGGAAAGAAAGGGCTCCTCTGAAGGTACACATGGCCTAGCTCCGTTCACTCCAGGAAGATCCCGGTTGCGATCATCTGTTACTGGAGGCGATGAAACT CCTGATCATGGCCCTGTAGTTCCAAAATTTGGTGATTGGGATGAAAGTGATCCTTCAGCAGGTGAAGGCTACACTCACATATTCAACAAAGTGCGAGAGGAGAAACAAAGTGAGACGGGAAAGGTACCAGTTGTGCCAGCTGAGACTTCTTATACATCAAATGGTCAAAAGCAATATGCAAATGAAAGTTCAAAG AGTTTATACATTACAGGGTTGTTTTTGCTTTCCATGGGGCAGAAAGTGATATGTTTTTGGAACTTATATGAATAG
- the LOC108197429 gene encoding RPM1-interacting protein 4 isoform X1, which translates to MTQRSQLPKFGNWESEDNVPYTVYFENARKGKSGKKTNPSNPDMVSNNSSPVQVTSAGKAELEVVNGPETGRPGHKRHMSREDGEPIPGPITDIQSSHQQHGQVTSENNYKSEIEANKVPDGTGSSHQHWLSGEDGDIKKPSNSPLRHDTIGKKDHADSPHHRLGSGGTSSPKRVSRQNLRPDRSVEQSPLHPHHQTRTGNKGSGVSSPSWERKGSSEGTHGLAPFTPGRSRLRSSVTGGDETPDHGPVVPKFGDWDESDPSAGEGYTHIFNKVREEKQSETGKVPVVPAETSYTSNGQKQYANESSKSLYITGLFLLSMGQKVICFWNLYE; encoded by the exons ATGACA CAGCGATCACAATTGCCAAAGTTTGGTAACTGGGAAAGTGAAGACAATGTTCCTTACACTGTCTATTTCGAAAATGCAAGGAAAGGAAAAAGTGGCAAAAAGACGAATCCAAGTAATCCTGATATGGTTTCCAATAACAGCTCTCCAGTTCAAGTCACTTCTGCAGGAAAGGCTGAACTGGAGGTTGTAAACGGACCAGAGACAGGAAGGCCAGGACACAAGCGTCATATGAGTCGAGAAGATGGTGAACCAATACCAGGTCCGATAACTGATATTCAGTCCTCTCATCAACAACATGGCCAGGTTACATCTGAAAATAATTATAAGTCTGAAATTGAGGCAAACAAAGTTCCGGATGGAACTGGATCAAGTCACCAGCACTGGCTGAGCGGGGAAGATGGAGACATTAAGAAACCATCCAATTCCCCGTTGCGTCATGACACTATTGGCAAGAAAGACCATGCAGACTCTCCTCATCATCGGCTAGGAAGTGGAGGCACTTCTAGCCCTAAACGGGTTTCTAGGCAGAATTTACGTCCTGACCGCAGTGTTGAACAGTCACCACTGCATCCACACCACCAAACAAGGACTGGGAACAAAGGCAGTGGTGTTTCTTCTCCGTCCTGGGAAAGAAAGGGCTCCTCTGAAGGTACACATGGCCTAGCTCCGTTCACTCCAGGAAGATCCCGGTTGCGATCATCTGTTACTGGAGGCGATGAAACT CCTGATCATGGCCCTGTAGTTCCAAAATTTGGTGATTGGGATGAAAGTGATCCTTCAGCAGGTGAAGGCTACACTCACATATTCAACAAAGTGCGAGAGGAGAAACAAAGTGAGACGGGAAAGGTACCAGTTGTGCCAGCTGAGACTTCTTATACATCAAATGGTCAAAAGCAATATGCAAATGAAAGTTCAAAG AGTTTATACATTACAGGGTTGTTTTTGCTTTCCATGGGGCAGAAAGTGATATGTTTTTGGAACTTATATGAATAG
- the LOC108197429 gene encoding RPM1-interacting protein 4 isoform X5, which yields MTQRSQLPKFGNWESEDNVPYTVYFENARKGKSGKKTNPSNPDMVSNNSSPVQVTSAGKAELEVVNGPETGRPGHKRHMSREDGEPIPGPITDIQSSHQQHGQVTSENNYKSEIEANKVPDGTGSSHQHWLSGEDGDIKKPSNSPLRHDTIGKKDHADSPHHRLGSGGTSSPKRVSRQNLRPDRSVEQSPLHPHHQTRTGNKGSGVSSPSWERKGSSEGTHGLAPFTPGRSRLRSSVTGGDETRSKTGYHHWVLFRIFRIGEVYHEDSSSLKGYIALYLHRAYDNILSSCVDLSLDVVCDSLIMAL from the exons ATGACA CAGCGATCACAATTGCCAAAGTTTGGTAACTGGGAAAGTGAAGACAATGTTCCTTACACTGTCTATTTCGAAAATGCAAGGAAAGGAAAAAGTGGCAAAAAGACGAATCCAAGTAATCCTGATATGGTTTCCAATAACAGCTCTCCAGTTCAAGTCACTTCTGCAGGAAAGGCTGAACTGGAGGTTGTAAACGGACCAGAGACAGGAAGGCCAGGACACAAGCGTCATATGAGTCGAGAAGATGGTGAACCAATACCAGGTCCGATAACTGATATTCAGTCCTCTCATCAACAACATGGCCAGGTTACATCTGAAAATAATTATAAGTCTGAAATTGAGGCAAACAAAGTTCCGGATGGAACTGGATCAAGTCACCAGCACTGGCTGAGCGGGGAAGATGGAGACATTAAGAAACCATCCAATTCCCCGTTGCGTCATGACACTATTGGCAAGAAAGACCATGCAGACTCTCCTCATCATCGGCTAGGAAGTGGAGGCACTTCTAGCCCTAAACGGGTTTCTAGGCAGAATTTACGTCCTGACCGCAGTGTTGAACAGTCACCACTGCATCCACACCACCAAACAAGGACTGGGAACAAAGGCAGTGGTGTTTCTTCTCCGTCCTGGGAAAGAAAGGGCTCCTCTGAAGGTACACATGGCCTAGCTCCGTTCACTCCAGGAAGATCCCGGTTGCGATCATCTGTTACTGGAGGCGATGAAACT AGAAGCAAAACTGGTTACCATCATTGGGTCCTGTTCAGAATATTTAGAATTGG GGAAGTGTATCATGAGGATTCTAGCTCCCTGAAGGGTTACATTGCCTTGTATCTACACCGTGCATATGACAATATTCTTTCCTCGTGTGTTGACTTGAGTCTTGACGTTGTATGTGACAGCCTGATCATGGCCCTGTAG
- the LOC108197429 gene encoding RPM1-interacting protein 4 isoform X4, whose product MTRSQLPKFGNWESEDNVPYTVYFENARKGKSGKKTNPSNPDMVSNNSSPVQVTSAGKAELEVVNGPETGRPGHKRHMSREDGEPIPGPITDIQSSHQQHGQVTSENNYKSEIEANKVPDGTGSSHQHWLSGEDGDIKKPSNSPLRHDTIGKKDHADSPHHRLGSGGTSSPKRVSRQNLRPDRSVEQSPLHPHHQTRTGNKGSGVSSPSWERKGSSEGTHGLAPFTPGRSRLRSSVTGGDETPDHGPVVPKFGDWDESDPSAGEGYTHIFNKVREEKQSETGKVPVVPAETSYTSNGQKQYANESSKGCFCFPWGRK is encoded by the exons ATGACA CGATCACAATTGCCAAAGTTTGGTAACTGGGAAAGTGAAGACAATGTTCCTTACACTGTCTATTTCGAAAATGCAAGGAAAGGAAAAAGTGGCAAAAAGACGAATCCAAGTAATCCTGATATGGTTTCCAATAACAGCTCTCCAGTTCAAGTCACTTCTGCAGGAAAGGCTGAACTGGAGGTTGTAAACGGACCAGAGACAGGAAGGCCAGGACACAAGCGTCATATGAGTCGAGAAGATGGTGAACCAATACCAGGTCCGATAACTGATATTCAGTCCTCTCATCAACAACATGGCCAGGTTACATCTGAAAATAATTATAAGTCTGAAATTGAGGCAAACAAAGTTCCGGATGGAACTGGATCAAGTCACCAGCACTGGCTGAGCGGGGAAGATGGAGACATTAAGAAACCATCCAATTCCCCGTTGCGTCATGACACTATTGGCAAGAAAGACCATGCAGACTCTCCTCATCATCGGCTAGGAAGTGGAGGCACTTCTAGCCCTAAACGGGTTTCTAGGCAGAATTTACGTCCTGACCGCAGTGTTGAACAGTCACCACTGCATCCACACCACCAAACAAGGACTGGGAACAAAGGCAGTGGTGTTTCTTCTCCGTCCTGGGAAAGAAAGGGCTCCTCTGAAGGTACACATGGCCTAGCTCCGTTCACTCCAGGAAGATCCCGGTTGCGATCATCTGTTACTGGAGGCGATGAAACT CCTGATCATGGCCCTGTAGTTCCAAAATTTGGTGATTGGGATGAAAGTGATCCTTCAGCAGGTGAAGGCTACACTCACATATTCAACAAAGTGCGAGAGGAGAAACAAAGTGAGACGGGAAAGGTACCAGTTGTGCCAGCTGAGACTTCTTATACATCAAATGGTCAAAAGCAATATGCAAATGAAAGTTCAAAG GGTTGTTTTTGCTTTCCATGGGGCAGAAAGTGA
- the LOC108197429 gene encoding uncharacterized protein LOC108197429 isoform X6 → MVSNNSSPVQVTSAGKAELEVVNGPETGRPGHKRHMSREDGEPIPGPITDIQSSHQQHGQVTSENNYKSEIEANKVPDGTGSSHQHWLSGEDGDIKKPSNSPLRHDTIGKKDHADSPHHRLGSGGTSSPKRVSRQNLRPDRSVEQSPLHPHHQTRTGNKGSGVSSPSWERKGSSEGTHGLAPFTPGRSRLRSSVTGGDETPDHGPVVPKFGDWDESDPSAGEGYTHIFNKVREEKQSETGKVPVVPAETSYTSNGQKQYANESSKSLYITGLFLLSMGQKVICFWNLYE, encoded by the exons ATGGTTTCCAATAACAGCTCTCCAGTTCAAGTCACTTCTGCAGGAAAGGCTGAACTGGAGGTTGTAAACGGACCAGAGACAGGAAGGCCAGGACACAAGCGTCATATGAGTCGAGAAGATGGTGAACCAATACCAGGTCCGATAACTGATATTCAGTCCTCTCATCAACAACATGGCCAGGTTACATCTGAAAATAATTATAAGTCTGAAATTGAGGCAAACAAAGTTCCGGATGGAACTGGATCAAGTCACCAGCACTGGCTGAGCGGGGAAGATGGAGACATTAAGAAACCATCCAATTCCCCGTTGCGTCATGACACTATTGGCAAGAAAGACCATGCAGACTCTCCTCATCATCGGCTAGGAAGTGGAGGCACTTCTAGCCCTAAACGGGTTTCTAGGCAGAATTTACGTCCTGACCGCAGTGTTGAACAGTCACCACTGCATCCACACCACCAAACAAGGACTGGGAACAAAGGCAGTGGTGTTTCTTCTCCGTCCTGGGAAAGAAAGGGCTCCTCTGAAGGTACACATGGCCTAGCTCCGTTCACTCCAGGAAGATCCCGGTTGCGATCATCTGTTACTGGAGGCGATGAAACT CCTGATCATGGCCCTGTAGTTCCAAAATTTGGTGATTGGGATGAAAGTGATCCTTCAGCAGGTGAAGGCTACACTCACATATTCAACAAAGTGCGAGAGGAGAAACAAAGTGAGACGGGAAAGGTACCAGTTGTGCCAGCTGAGACTTCTTATACATCAAATGGTCAAAAGCAATATGCAAATGAAAGTTCAAAG AGTTTATACATTACAGGGTTGTTTTTGCTTTCCATGGGGCAGAAAGTGATATGTTTTTGGAACTTATATGAATAG
- the LOC108197429 gene encoding RPM1-interacting protein 4 isoform X7: MTQRSQLPKFGNWESEDNVPYTVYFENARKGKSGKKTNPSNPDMVSNNSSPVQVTSAGKAELEVVNGPETGRPGHKRHMSREDGEPIPGPITDIQSSHQQHGQVTSENNYKSEIEANKVPDGTGSSHQHWLSGEDGDIKKPSNSPLRHDTIGKKDHADSPHHRLGSGGTSSPKRVSRQNLRPDRSVEQSPLHPHHQTRTGNKGSGVSSPSWERKGSSEGTHGLAPFTPGRSRLRSSVTGGDETRSKTGYHHWVLFRIFRIGLIMAL, encoded by the exons ATGACA CAGCGATCACAATTGCCAAAGTTTGGTAACTGGGAAAGTGAAGACAATGTTCCTTACACTGTCTATTTCGAAAATGCAAGGAAAGGAAAAAGTGGCAAAAAGACGAATCCAAGTAATCCTGATATGGTTTCCAATAACAGCTCTCCAGTTCAAGTCACTTCTGCAGGAAAGGCTGAACTGGAGGTTGTAAACGGACCAGAGACAGGAAGGCCAGGACACAAGCGTCATATGAGTCGAGAAGATGGTGAACCAATACCAGGTCCGATAACTGATATTCAGTCCTCTCATCAACAACATGGCCAGGTTACATCTGAAAATAATTATAAGTCTGAAATTGAGGCAAACAAAGTTCCGGATGGAACTGGATCAAGTCACCAGCACTGGCTGAGCGGGGAAGATGGAGACATTAAGAAACCATCCAATTCCCCGTTGCGTCATGACACTATTGGCAAGAAAGACCATGCAGACTCTCCTCATCATCGGCTAGGAAGTGGAGGCACTTCTAGCCCTAAACGGGTTTCTAGGCAGAATTTACGTCCTGACCGCAGTGTTGAACAGTCACCACTGCATCCACACCACCAAACAAGGACTGGGAACAAAGGCAGTGGTGTTTCTTCTCCGTCCTGGGAAAGAAAGGGCTCCTCTGAAGGTACACATGGCCTAGCTCCGTTCACTCCAGGAAGATCCCGGTTGCGATCATCTGTTACTGGAGGCGATGAAACT AGAAGCAAAACTGGTTACCATCATTGGGTCCTGTTCAGAATATTTAGAATTGG CCTGATCATGGCCCTGTAG